Genomic DNA from Chelonia mydas isolate rCheMyd1 chromosome 6, rCheMyd1.pri.v2, whole genome shotgun sequence:
TTGCCAAACTCTTGGGATACCTTGCAcagaccagatttttttttttaaagtcttttttaaaatacaataaaaatagcaGATACTAAATTTAAAGTAAGCTATTTTTTacagtttggttttaaaaaaaatacacaacttGTGTAACTGACAGATTCTGCTTCTGTTATTCAATAACTGTAACATTACCCTACTCCATCATACCTTTTATGTTCAAAAAGTCACATTAACCCAAAGAGGATACAGACAAGAGTCTTAGtcaaaataaatttgattttttttttttgaaagaagaCGGTGAAGAAAACAGAAGAGAGACATTAACCAACTGCAACAGTTAGTGTTAACAAATTGGAGATTGGTAGTTAGTGTCAAATGCCACCTAATGTGAAACTTtccccactggggaaaaaaaagcaggagGCAAGTCCAATTTGCTCCATTATAGTcacaggctggagcagagcaTACAACAGTACCGCTAACATCAGTCACTTTACATATATTCAAGTTTTACACATCTGCAAAACAGAAATAGTAGCAGCCATTTGGATGTTCTTTCTTAATGGTTCTCAGGGGTGGTCTAGGAAATTCCGAAGGGCCTGGTTCTTGAGACATAGAGCTGGAACTGCAGCTACTGCTTCTGCTGCTACTTCCAGCCACCTGTGCTCTGCCTCTGTCCTCAGCTGGGGAGATCTGGGGAGACCCAGGACTCAGGTACCCTGCTGTGGTCTGAGTAGAGGTGGTGGCATAGGTGGTTGGGCCAGTGTTGTTTTTCACATAAACATTTTTGATAGCCACCAATGTGTGTGCCATAATACTGAGGCTGTTGCTGAGATCTTGCATGCCTTGCTGCAGCAGCCGAAGGTTGTGGTTGACACTGTCAAAGCCAGACTGGATCACCTGCATCTGGTTCTGCTGGATCTGCATTAGGTCCTCTTCCGTAATTTCATTTTGGTCTGTCTGAGACCGgccttttgttttggcttttacTTTCCCAGACAAACCACTCCCAGCTGTTCCCAGAAAGGGCAGTTGCTCCTGGCTAGGTGGAACCACAGCCATGTCCTCAGAACTTTCTTCTGGCTCCACTACCTTCACTACTATTTCCTCTTTTAAGTTCATCTTCTCAAGACAGGGTTGGTGGGATGGACCAGGATCATCTGTAAACCCTaaaagggcagggaggagggaaaaaaaacaaaaaaaccagaaacAGGAGTCAACAGACTTTATTATCTCTATGGTCAATCAAACCTCTGCCTGCCCAGTGAGCACGATTGGCATTTACGTGGTAGTTAATATTTCTGCTGTCAAGACCCTATAATGATGACTTGTACTGTATTATCCCCTACACTTGTAGCATAGGTATCTCCTTTAGTAGGGAAAAAAACTGAAACATGCTCACTGTAAATGACATAACTCTGAGCGATGCAAATCTCAGATTAAAATCACTCACTCCCCAATAGACCAGCCAAAAGCATTTGCTACAGAAGAGATTAAGTTCATTCCAAGCTCTTACTTTCCTTTCTCCCAGTTCAGCACAAGAAACCCAGTATTTGCAAGGCAGAAATAAGTGACATCCTATCTGAATTGCTCCTCCTTGCCTGAAGTAAGATTCATTGCACTAAAGCTCATACCTTGCAGACCCATGCACAACAGGGTGTAATTtacccattggctgcagtttacAAAGGCTGGAATTTGCATGGTGGAATGCTTTCTTGTGAGTGGAAGGAATGATCCAAATTTGCACATGTGCAGGTGGGTCTAATGCCCCACATCCACGATATGTCTGTTCACTTTTCACGACCTATCATGCAAAACCTGCCAACAGTTGAGCATCTATGTGATTTAGGTGAGGAGGAAACCACCATAAGCAGAAATTAATTTGGAAAAATGGGTTTGTTGTACAGTAGAGCATCCCTAACTTGCACACAACTGGGACCTCTGGTGAATCAGCAAGTGAAGACTTTTATTGTTGAAGACAAGGATCTGCTTCTCAAATCATGCTGTGTTCTTTTCTTCTCAACTATAATTACTTGTGACTTGATACTTTATACAGTTTACCCATAAGGCCAGATAGTGTTCTATGAGGGTTTCTTTGCTCTTTGAAGCACAGAATGAGAAGACCCTGATCCTTACATTGCTTACCTTGACTATTAAgagtactccc
This window encodes:
- the LOC102945618 gene encoding uncharacterized protein LOC102945618 — its product is MMAEDSPKRRKANFNEAETEVLIEQVLKHEQMLFAAGPGRASPGQKRRVWELIRHKVNPVAACPRDVEDLKKRWRDLKRRDRSKLCRLSQGCGPAGHSGGLGLLLCAEEMPQPAPQPDHQRAYGSALGPAEAVPIVGGIDTLDLPGASVVDLGFTDDPGPSHQPCLEKMNLKEEIVVKVVEPEESSEDMAVVPPSQEQLPFLGTAGSGLSGKVKAKTKGRSQTDQNEITEEDLMQIQQNQMQVIQSGFDSVNHNLRLLQQGMQDLSNSLSIMAHTLVAIKNVYVKNNTGPTTYATTSTQTTAGYLSPGSPQISPAEDRGRAQVAGSSSRSSSCSSSSMSQEPGPSEFPRPPLRTIKKEHPNGCYYFCFADV